In Tachysurus vachellii isolate PV-2020 chromosome 10, HZAU_Pvac_v1, whole genome shotgun sequence, the following proteins share a genomic window:
- the baz1a gene encoding bromodomain adjacent to zinc finger domain protein 1A isoform X5, which translates to MPLLHKKPFVRQKPPADLKPDEEVFLCKVTQEIFRTYDEFFERTILCNSLVWSCALTGKPGLTYQEALESEKKAKLNLKSFPKALLLPLLHLTALTQRTRLREICDDVCAFIKERFFPGEIVDISRSGGRQPCQILEVIPPHSNGTVNGHAKHCTEDDSIIISDSDDEIIFTSPMSPKTTPSSRKWKAINPSMFMYKVQPLSPESSESIIVKSSQIVRKKNVFTRDRLKLLLKQHCEPVNGAIRLKPSTIATYKLSEQSFSHFFPDEAPVFDFSPPGRTKGRPNSNASPVQGTNAMRAAEEKLKLLQHKEEMMTTSHEKTKMKREREDLLEAKRKEKEDKERRKEEIKKMLEEEKQKRKEEKERMKIEREREREKLKEEKKKYAERLKLWSKPREDMECDDLKELPTPVPVKTRLPPELFGDALMVLEFLKAFGELFDLNDEFPEGITLEILEEALISCDPEGPLCELLFFFLSAIFQAQDEEQEEVAKEQVAEADAKDLSEALDDDADPTQSAISAVASLAAAWPQLHQGCSLKQLDLDSCTLSEILRLHILASGAECNYTNAKFRYQKQGGFGSTDDPCVELRLSAPSLLKKLSCTAVYDLLPGEKLKLLHALCGKLLTLISTRDFIEDCADEQRAAKMELRELKAEQHRREREEAANRVRKRKEEKLREQEQKLKEKHEKLKEEEVRNGTHAAGDEMDTSTESQEGHADQTEDEGELIQHGKSNKANGSTPKGKQASEEELKIGPSPEELQQQQLKEKELLERIHKAAMCTYILPLGRDRFYRRYWLFPSAGALFVEDDFFGLTEDMLVPRPILETKTEDLSTQSPVKTEEHRSYQSTLIPVNRPNQWAFYCTTAELQQLIEALNSRGHRESALKETLVQEKERINQLLSSTAVERYHHSDKSPSETKGSTVKLKNGSSPLESTVPAERRMENRLRDLLLDIEDRIYQGTLGSIKVIERGALRAALESGNYGLLVSEGKDTCLVNGEEEAMEMEENHVRVKDRLQELKSESQSASSTNASTPQPVNNNVHYLAWALAQIEQGIERKFLKAPLGDEESKKDQKTKKKEKKKDDEQSSEKDDGSECGRQVKTVLERWRESLLTCSSLSQLFLHLSTLERSVLWAKSILNARCKVCRRKGDSENMLLCDGCDRGHHIYCVRPKLKAVPSEDWFCPECRPKQRSHRINSRQRSSIDSEEELEEEESEEEVEESEEEEEEEEEEEFEDEESEEEEKESGSKKAAVKLPLQPSKGVRSSSRSRQAESNHSAPQSQQNTPKQTNPPIKGGSKSTGKKATPVSNSRPPPRAGNRSSARLSLEVLNTNGTTSKSSSHPSPAAHTESRKRPSTEVSPKNKISLAPSNSSSSRRCSGRNLGVHELSVCEQLTVDLVRHEDSWPFMKLVSRTQVPDYYDIIKKPIALSIIREKVNNCEYKTASEYINDVELMFSNCLEYNPRNTGEAKAGTRLQAFFHSEIQRLGLAERTSPPQKRSRM; encoded by the exons ATGCCTCTTCTTCATAAGAAGCCGTTCGTCAGACAGAAACCTCCAGCTGATCTCAAGCCGGACGAAGAAGTGTTTCTTTGTAAAGTCACTCAGGAAATATTCAGGACGTACGA TGAATTTTTTGAAAGAACCATACTATGTAACAGTCTGGTGTGGAGTTGTGCATTGACTGGCAAACCTGGTCTAACCTACCAGGAGGCCTTGGAAAGTGAGAAGAAGGCCAAGCTTAATCTGAAGAGCTTTCCCAAAGCTTTACTCTTGCCTCTCTTGCACCTTACTGCTCTCACCCAACGCACACGGCTTCGTGAGATATGCGACGACGTCTGTGCTTTCATCAAAGAGCGTTTCTTTCCAGGGGAGATAGTTGACATAAGTCGCTCTGGTGGAAG ACAACCTTGCCAGATCTTGGAGGTCATTCCACCTCATTCCAACGGGACAGTTAATGGTCATGCCAAGCATTGTACAGAGGATGACTCCATTATCATCAGTGACAGTGATGATGAAATTATTTTCACGTCACCCATGTCCCCCAAAACAACACCCAGCAG CAGGAAGTGGAAGGCCATCAACCCATCCATGTTTATGTATAAGGTTCAACCTCTCAGTCCAGAGTCTAGTGAATCCATTATTGTGAAATCGTCACAGATTGT TCGAAAGAAGAATGTGTTCACACGAGACAGACTGAAACTCCTCCTTAAACAACACTGTGAACCAGTAAATGGGGCCATCAGACTCAAA cCATCAACCATTGCAACATATAAACTGTCAGAACAAAGTTTCTCCCACTTCTTCCCCGATGAAGCCCCGGTTTTTGACTTTAGTCCTCCTGGAAGGACCAAAGGTCGACCCAACAGTAATGCATCTCCTGTGCAG GGTACAAATGCAATGCGAGCTGCAGAAGAAAAACTGAAACTCCTGCAACACAAAGAAGAGATGATGACAACAT CacatgaaaagacaaaaatgaagagagagagagaagatttgTTGGAAGCTAAgaggaaggagaaggaggacaaagaaagaaggaaagaggaaattaagaaaatgcttgaggaagaaaaacagaaaaggaaagaggagAAAGAACGAATGAAGATTGAGAGAGAACGG GAGCGAGAAAAGttaaaggaggagaagaagaaatatgCTGAGCGACTGAAGTTGTGGAGTAAGCCCCGAGAAGACATGGAGTGTGATGACCTCAAG gagcttCCAACGCCAGTGCCAGTGAAGACGCGTTTGCCTCCAGAGCTTTTTGGAGATGCACTGATGGTGCTGGAATTTCTGAAGGCATTTGGAGAGCTCTTTGACCTGAATGATGAATTTCCTGAAGGCATCACGTTAG AGATTCTAGAGGAGGCTCTTATAAGCTGTGATCCTGAGGGGCCACTCTGCGAGCTGCTGTTCTTTTTCTTGTCTGCCATTTTCCAGGCCCAGGATGAAGAGCAAGAGGAGGTAGCTAAAGAGCAAGTGGCCGAGGCTGATGCAAAAG atCTGAGTGAGGCGCTGGATGATGATGCTGACCCCACACAGTCTGCTATTAGTGCTGTGGCCTCACTGGCTGCTGCTTGGCCTCAGCTCCATCAAG GCTGCAGTCTAAAACAACTGGATCTGGACAGCTGTACTCTCTCTGAGATTCTGAGGCTGCACATCTTGGCCTCAGGGGCAGAGTGTAATTACACCAACGCAAAATTCCGCTACCAGAAACAAGGGGGCTTTGGCTCGACTGATGATCCTTGTGTGGAGCTGCGCCTCTCTGCCCCCAGCCTGCTCAAGAAGCTGTCCTGCACTGCTGTTTATGATTTGCTGCCgg GTGAGAAGTTGAAGCTTCTGCATGCTCTGTGTGGGAAGCTGCTGACTCTGATCTCCACTCGAGACTTTATTGAGGATTGTGCTGATGAGCAACGAGCTGCCAAGATGGAGCTCCGTGAACTCAAAGCTGAACAGCAccgcagagagagggaggaagctGCTAACAG AGTTCGtaaaagaaaggaggaaaagCTAAGAGAGCAGGAACAGAAACTTAAAGAGAAACACGAAAAACTCAAAGAAGAGGAAGTGAGAAATGGCACTCATGCAGCAGG AGATGAGATGGACACTAGTACAGAGAGTCAGGAAGGTCATGCAGACCAGACAGAGGATGAAGGGGAGCTTATACAGCATGGCAAATCTAACAAAG CTAATGGCAGCACTCCAAAAGGGAAGCAAGCAAGTGAGGAAGAGTTGAAAATTGGCCCCAGCCCAGAGGAGCTACAACAACAGCAACTGAAGGAGAAGGAGTTATTAGAGCGCATTCACAAAGCTGCAATGTGTACATATATTCTGCCACTGGGCCGTGACCGCTTTTATCGCCGTTACTGGCTTTTCCCCTCAGCTGGAGCACTTTTTGTGGAGGATGATTTTTTTGGCCTGACTGAGGACATGCTGGTGCCTCGACCTATCCTGGAGACTAAAACAGAAGATCTCTCTACCCAAAGTCCTGTGAAGACTGAAGAGCACAGGTCATACCAGAGCACTTTGATCCCAGTGAACCGGCCCAATCAGTGGGCCTTTTACTGCACAACTGCTGAGCTGCAGCAACTGATTGAGGCACTGAATTCTCGTGGACATAGGGAGAGCGCACTTAAAGAGACTCTGGTGCAGGAGAAAGAGCGCATCAATCAGCTGCTCAGCAGTACTGCTGTAGAGCGATACCACCACTCAG ATAAATCACCATCAGAGACCAAAGGGAGCACTGTGAAGTTGAAAAACGGCTCATCTCCACTCGAAAGCACTGTACCCGCTGAGCGCCGCATGGAGAATCGTCTCAGGGATCTGCTGCTGGACATTGAGGACCGTATCTATCAGGGAACTCTGGGATCAATAAAG GTGATTGAAAGAGGTGCATTGAGAGCAGCACTGGAAAGCGGAAACTATGGTCTGCTGGTTTCTGAGGGCAAGGATACTTGTCTAGTCAATGGTGAGGAGGAGGCCATGGAGATGGAGGAGAATCATGTCCGAGTCAAAGACAG GTTGCAGGAATTGAAGAGTGAGAGCCAGAGTGCATCATCCACCAATGCTAGCACACCTCAGCCTGTAAACAACAATGTGCATTACCTTGCATGGGCCCTTGCTCAGATAGAGCAGGGTATTGAGCGAAAATTTCTTAAAGCTCCACTGG gtgatgaggaaagtaaaaaagaccagaaaacaaagaaaaaagagaagaagaaagatgaTGAACAGTCCAGTGAAAAGGATG ATGGTAGTGAATGTGGGCGACAGGTGAAGACCGTGCTGGAGCGCTGGCGAGAATCTCTTCTGACCTGCTCTAGCCTTTCGCAGCTTTTCCTGCATCTGTCAACACTGGAGCGCAGTGTGCTCTGGGCAAAGTCCATCTTGAACGCCCGCTGTAAGGTATGCCGCAGGAAGGGAGATAGTGAGAACATGCTGCTTTGTGACGGGTGTGACCGAGGCCATCACATCTACTGTGTGCGCCCGAAGCTAAAG GCTGTTCCCAGTGAAGACTGGTTCTGCCCAGAGTGTCGTCCCAAACAACGCTCGCACCGCATAAACTCTCGCCAGCGCTCCTCCATTGATTCTGAGGAGGAACTGGAAGAAGAGGAATCTGAAGAAGAGGTAGAAGAgtcggaggaggaggaggaggaagaggaggaggaagagtttGAAGATGAGGAgtcagaagaggaagagaaggaaag TGGCTCCAAGAAGGCTGCAGTGAAGCTTCCTCTACAGCCTTCTAAAGGTGTCCGATCGAGCAGTAGATCCAGACAAGCTGAATCAAATCATTCCGCACCACAGAGCCAacaaaacacacccaaacagACCAACCCTCCCATTAAAGGAGGCTCTAAAAGCACAGGGAAGAAAGCCACTCCAGTGTCCAACAGCAGGCCCCCTCCTCGAGCTGGAAACCGCTCCAGTGCCCGTCTCAGCTTAGAGGTGCTAAACACCAATGGCACCACAAGCAAAAGCAGCTCTCACCCGAGTCCTGCAGCTCACACTGAGTCTAGGAAAAGACCCAGCACAG AGGTCTCACCTAAAAATAAGATTTCCTTGGCGCCCAGCAACTCTTCCTCTAGTCGCCGCTGCTCAGGGAGAAATCTTGGTGTTCATGAGCTGTCAGTGTGTGAACAGCTCACTGTAGATCTTGTTAGACATGAGGATAGCTGGCCCTTCATGAAACTGGTGTCTAGAACTCAG GTACCCGATTACTATGATATCATCAAAAAACCTATTGCTTTGAGTATCATACGAGAAAAAGTGAACAACTGCGAATACAAAACTGCAT CGGAGTATATTAATGATGTGGAACTGATGTTTTCCAACTGCCTTGAGTACAATCCTCGTAACACTGGTGAGGCCAAGGCTGGCACCAGGCTTCAGGCTTTCTTCCACTCTGAGATACAGAGACTCGGCCTGGCTGAGCGAACGAGCCCTCCACAGAAACGATCCCGAATGTAA
- the baz1a gene encoding bromodomain adjacent to zinc finger domain protein 1A isoform X1 codes for MPLLHKKPFVRQKPPADLKPDEEVFLCKVTQEIFRTYDEFFERTILCNSLVWSCALTGKPGLTYQEALESEKKAKLNLKSFPKALLLPLLHLTALTQRTRLREICDDVCAFIKERFFPGEIVDISRSGGRQPCQILEVIPPHSNGTVNGHAKHCTEDDSIIISDSDDEIIFTSPMSPKTTPSSRKWKAINPSMFMYKVQPLSPESSESIIVKSSQIVRKKNVFTRDRLKLLLKQHCEPVNGAIRLKPSTIATYKLSEQSFSHFFPDEAPVFDFSPPGRTKGRPNSNASPVQGTNAMRAAEEKLKLLQHKEEMMTTSHEKTKMKREREDLLEAKRKEKEDKERRKEEIKKMLEEEKQKRKEEKERMKIEREREREKLKEEKKKYAERLKLWSKPREDMECDDLKELPTPVPVKTRLPPELFGDALMVLEFLKAFGELFDLNDEFPEGITLEILEEALISCDPEGPLCELLFFFLSAIFQAQDEEQEEVAKEQVAEADAKDLSEALDDDADPTQSAISAVASLAAAWPQLHQGCSLKQLDLDSCTLSEILRLHILASGAECNYTNAKFRYQKQGGFGSTDDPCVELRLSAPSLLKKLSCTAVYDLLPGEKLKLLHALCGKLLTLISTRDFIEDCADEQRAAKMELRELKAEQHRREREEAANRVRKRKEEKLREQEQKLKEKHEKLKEEEVRNGTHAAGDEMDTSTESQEGHADQTEDEGELIQHGKSNKANGSTPKGKQASEEELKIGPSPEELQQQQLKEKELLERIHKAAMCTYILPLGRDRFYRRYWLFPSAGALFVEDDFFGLTEDMLVPRPILETKTEDLSTQSPVKTEEHRSYQSTLIPVNRPNQWAFYCTTAELQQLIEALNSRGHRESALKETLVQEKERINQLLSSTAVERYHHSDLWCNSADKSPSETKGSTVKLKNGSSPLESTVPAERRMENRLRDLLLDIEDRIYQGTLGSIKVIERGALRAALESGNYGLLVSEGKDTCLVNGEEEAMEMEENHVRVKDRLQELKSESQSASSTNASTPQPVNNNVHYLAWALAQIEQGIERKFLKAPLGDEESKKDQKTKKKEKKKDDEQSSEKDDGSECGRQVKTVLERWRESLLTCSSLSQLFLHLSTLERSVLWAKSILNARCKVCRRKGDSENMLLCDGCDRGHHIYCVRPKLKAVPSEDWFCPECRPKQRSHRINSRQRSSIDSEEELEEEESEEEVEESEEEEEEEEEEEFEDEESEEEEKESGSKKAAVKLPLQPSKGVRSSSRSRQAESNHSAPQSQQNTPKQTNPPIKGGSKSTGKKATPVSNSRPPPRAGNRSSARLSLEVLNTNGTTSKSSSHPSPAAHTESRKRPSTAEVSPKNKISLAPSNSSSSRRCSGRNLGVHELSVCEQLTVDLVRHEDSWPFMKLVSRTQVPDYYDIIKKPIALSIIREKVNNCEYKTASEYINDVELMFSNCLEYNPRNTGEAKAGTRLQAFFHSEIQRLGLAERTSPPQKRSRM; via the exons ATGCCTCTTCTTCATAAGAAGCCGTTCGTCAGACAGAAACCTCCAGCTGATCTCAAGCCGGACGAAGAAGTGTTTCTTTGTAAAGTCACTCAGGAAATATTCAGGACGTACGA TGAATTTTTTGAAAGAACCATACTATGTAACAGTCTGGTGTGGAGTTGTGCATTGACTGGCAAACCTGGTCTAACCTACCAGGAGGCCTTGGAAAGTGAGAAGAAGGCCAAGCTTAATCTGAAGAGCTTTCCCAAAGCTTTACTCTTGCCTCTCTTGCACCTTACTGCTCTCACCCAACGCACACGGCTTCGTGAGATATGCGACGACGTCTGTGCTTTCATCAAAGAGCGTTTCTTTCCAGGGGAGATAGTTGACATAAGTCGCTCTGGTGGAAG ACAACCTTGCCAGATCTTGGAGGTCATTCCACCTCATTCCAACGGGACAGTTAATGGTCATGCCAAGCATTGTACAGAGGATGACTCCATTATCATCAGTGACAGTGATGATGAAATTATTTTCACGTCACCCATGTCCCCCAAAACAACACCCAGCAG CAGGAAGTGGAAGGCCATCAACCCATCCATGTTTATGTATAAGGTTCAACCTCTCAGTCCAGAGTCTAGTGAATCCATTATTGTGAAATCGTCACAGATTGT TCGAAAGAAGAATGTGTTCACACGAGACAGACTGAAACTCCTCCTTAAACAACACTGTGAACCAGTAAATGGGGCCATCAGACTCAAA cCATCAACCATTGCAACATATAAACTGTCAGAACAAAGTTTCTCCCACTTCTTCCCCGATGAAGCCCCGGTTTTTGACTTTAGTCCTCCTGGAAGGACCAAAGGTCGACCCAACAGTAATGCATCTCCTGTGCAG GGTACAAATGCAATGCGAGCTGCAGAAGAAAAACTGAAACTCCTGCAACACAAAGAAGAGATGATGACAACAT CacatgaaaagacaaaaatgaagagagagagagaagatttgTTGGAAGCTAAgaggaaggagaaggaggacaaagaaagaaggaaagaggaaattaagaaaatgcttgaggaagaaaaacagaaaaggaaagaggagAAAGAACGAATGAAGATTGAGAGAGAACGG GAGCGAGAAAAGttaaaggaggagaagaagaaatatgCTGAGCGACTGAAGTTGTGGAGTAAGCCCCGAGAAGACATGGAGTGTGATGACCTCAAG gagcttCCAACGCCAGTGCCAGTGAAGACGCGTTTGCCTCCAGAGCTTTTTGGAGATGCACTGATGGTGCTGGAATTTCTGAAGGCATTTGGAGAGCTCTTTGACCTGAATGATGAATTTCCTGAAGGCATCACGTTAG AGATTCTAGAGGAGGCTCTTATAAGCTGTGATCCTGAGGGGCCACTCTGCGAGCTGCTGTTCTTTTTCTTGTCTGCCATTTTCCAGGCCCAGGATGAAGAGCAAGAGGAGGTAGCTAAAGAGCAAGTGGCCGAGGCTGATGCAAAAG atCTGAGTGAGGCGCTGGATGATGATGCTGACCCCACACAGTCTGCTATTAGTGCTGTGGCCTCACTGGCTGCTGCTTGGCCTCAGCTCCATCAAG GCTGCAGTCTAAAACAACTGGATCTGGACAGCTGTACTCTCTCTGAGATTCTGAGGCTGCACATCTTGGCCTCAGGGGCAGAGTGTAATTACACCAACGCAAAATTCCGCTACCAGAAACAAGGGGGCTTTGGCTCGACTGATGATCCTTGTGTGGAGCTGCGCCTCTCTGCCCCCAGCCTGCTCAAGAAGCTGTCCTGCACTGCTGTTTATGATTTGCTGCCgg GTGAGAAGTTGAAGCTTCTGCATGCTCTGTGTGGGAAGCTGCTGACTCTGATCTCCACTCGAGACTTTATTGAGGATTGTGCTGATGAGCAACGAGCTGCCAAGATGGAGCTCCGTGAACTCAAAGCTGAACAGCAccgcagagagagggaggaagctGCTAACAG AGTTCGtaaaagaaaggaggaaaagCTAAGAGAGCAGGAACAGAAACTTAAAGAGAAACACGAAAAACTCAAAGAAGAGGAAGTGAGAAATGGCACTCATGCAGCAGG AGATGAGATGGACACTAGTACAGAGAGTCAGGAAGGTCATGCAGACCAGACAGAGGATGAAGGGGAGCTTATACAGCATGGCAAATCTAACAAAG CTAATGGCAGCACTCCAAAAGGGAAGCAAGCAAGTGAGGAAGAGTTGAAAATTGGCCCCAGCCCAGAGGAGCTACAACAACAGCAACTGAAGGAGAAGGAGTTATTAGAGCGCATTCACAAAGCTGCAATGTGTACATATATTCTGCCACTGGGCCGTGACCGCTTTTATCGCCGTTACTGGCTTTTCCCCTCAGCTGGAGCACTTTTTGTGGAGGATGATTTTTTTGGCCTGACTGAGGACATGCTGGTGCCTCGACCTATCCTGGAGACTAAAACAGAAGATCTCTCTACCCAAAGTCCTGTGAAGACTGAAGAGCACAGGTCATACCAGAGCACTTTGATCCCAGTGAACCGGCCCAATCAGTGGGCCTTTTACTGCACAACTGCTGAGCTGCAGCAACTGATTGAGGCACTGAATTCTCGTGGACATAGGGAGAGCGCACTTAAAGAGACTCTGGTGCAGGAGAAAGAGCGCATCAATCAGCTGCTCAGCAGTACTGCTGTAGAGCGATACCACCACTCAG ATTTGTGGTGTAATTCTGCAGATAAATCACCATCAGAGACCAAAGGGAGCACTGTGAAGTTGAAAAACGGCTCATCTCCACTCGAAAGCACTGTACCCGCTGAGCGCCGCATGGAGAATCGTCTCAGGGATCTGCTGCTGGACATTGAGGACCGTATCTATCAGGGAACTCTGGGATCAATAAAG GTGATTGAAAGAGGTGCATTGAGAGCAGCACTGGAAAGCGGAAACTATGGTCTGCTGGTTTCTGAGGGCAAGGATACTTGTCTAGTCAATGGTGAGGAGGAGGCCATGGAGATGGAGGAGAATCATGTCCGAGTCAAAGACAG GTTGCAGGAATTGAAGAGTGAGAGCCAGAGTGCATCATCCACCAATGCTAGCACACCTCAGCCTGTAAACAACAATGTGCATTACCTTGCATGGGCCCTTGCTCAGATAGAGCAGGGTATTGAGCGAAAATTTCTTAAAGCTCCACTGG gtgatgaggaaagtaaaaaagaccagaaaacaaagaaaaaagagaagaagaaagatgaTGAACAGTCCAGTGAAAAGGATG ATGGTAGTGAATGTGGGCGACAGGTGAAGACCGTGCTGGAGCGCTGGCGAGAATCTCTTCTGACCTGCTCTAGCCTTTCGCAGCTTTTCCTGCATCTGTCAACACTGGAGCGCAGTGTGCTCTGGGCAAAGTCCATCTTGAACGCCCGCTGTAAGGTATGCCGCAGGAAGGGAGATAGTGAGAACATGCTGCTTTGTGACGGGTGTGACCGAGGCCATCACATCTACTGTGTGCGCCCGAAGCTAAAG GCTGTTCCCAGTGAAGACTGGTTCTGCCCAGAGTGTCGTCCCAAACAACGCTCGCACCGCATAAACTCTCGCCAGCGCTCCTCCATTGATTCTGAGGAGGAACTGGAAGAAGAGGAATCTGAAGAAGAGGTAGAAGAgtcggaggaggaggaggaggaagaggaggaggaagagtttGAAGATGAGGAgtcagaagaggaagagaaggaaag TGGCTCCAAGAAGGCTGCAGTGAAGCTTCCTCTACAGCCTTCTAAAGGTGTCCGATCGAGCAGTAGATCCAGACAAGCTGAATCAAATCATTCCGCACCACAGAGCCAacaaaacacacccaaacagACCAACCCTCCCATTAAAGGAGGCTCTAAAAGCACAGGGAAGAAAGCCACTCCAGTGTCCAACAGCAGGCCCCCTCCTCGAGCTGGAAACCGCTCCAGTGCCCGTCTCAGCTTAGAGGTGCTAAACACCAATGGCACCACAAGCAAAAGCAGCTCTCACCCGAGTCCTGCAGCTCACACTGAGTCTAGGAAAAGACCCAGCACAG CAGAGGTCTCACCTAAAAATAAGATTTCCTTGGCGCCCAGCAACTCTTCCTCTAGTCGCCGCTGCTCAGGGAGAAATCTTGGTGTTCATGAGCTGTCAGTGTGTGAACAGCTCACTGTAGATCTTGTTAGACATGAGGATAGCTGGCCCTTCATGAAACTGGTGTCTAGAACTCAG GTACCCGATTACTATGATATCATCAAAAAACCTATTGCTTTGAGTATCATACGAGAAAAAGTGAACAACTGCGAATACAAAACTGCAT CGGAGTATATTAATGATGTGGAACTGATGTTTTCCAACTGCCTTGAGTACAATCCTCGTAACACTGGTGAGGCCAAGGCTGGCACCAGGCTTCAGGCTTTCTTCCACTCTGAGATACAGAGACTCGGCCTGGCTGAGCGAACGAGCCCTCCACAGAAACGATCCCGAATGTAA